A section of the Halichoerus grypus chromosome 11, mHalGry1.hap1.1, whole genome shotgun sequence genome encodes:
- the LIN7C gene encoding protein lin-7 homolog C, protein MAALGEPVRLERDICRAIELLEKLQRSGEVPPQKLQALQRVLQSEFCNAVREVYEHVYETVDISSSPEVRANATAKATVAAFAASEGHSHPRVVELPKTEEGLGFNIMGGKEQNSPIYISRIIPGGIADRHGGLKRGDQLLSVNGVSVEGEHHEKAVELLKAAQGKVKLVVRYTPKVLEEMESRFEKMRSAKRRQQT, encoded by the exons ATATTTGTAGAGCAATTGAGTTGTTGGAAAAACTGCAAAGGAGTGGAGAGGTACCACCACAGAAACTTCAGGCTTTACAAAGAGTCCTTCAAAGTGAATTCTGCAATGCTGTAAGAGAG GTATATGAACATGTCTACGAGACTGTGGACATCAGTAGCAGTCCTGAAGTGAGAGCTAATGCAACTGCAAAg GCTACTGTGGCTGCATTTGCTGCCAGCGAAGGACATTCTCATCCTCGAGTTGTTGAGCTACCAAAAACAGAAGAAGGCCTTGGATTCAATATTATGGGAGGCAAAGAACAAAATTCTCCAATCTATATATCTCGAATAATTCCAGGTGGAATTGCTGATAGACATGGGGGCCTCAAGCGAGGAGATCAACTCCTTTCTGTTAATGGAGTG agcGTTGAAGGAGAACATCATGAAAAAGCTGTAGAACtgctgaaagcagctcagggaaAGGTTAAATTAGTAGTACGATATACACCCAAGGTCCTAGAAGAAATGGAGTCACGCTTTGAAAAAATGAGATCAGCGAAACGCAGGCAACAGACCTAA